A window of Fusarium musae strain F31 chromosome 1, whole genome shotgun sequence genomic DNA:
CCTCTCTCATCAGCTGTCGCGATCGTTGGTACGCGACCGCCAAAGGGCATTCACGGGGTCCTGGCCTTTCGATTGCCCGCAATAACCAACAATCCGGACTCTGTTGGTTGCGACATTGCCAAGAGCAACATTCAATTTTTCAAGTCACATCGATTGGCATGGTGGGGGCTGTGAAGCGCTTAGAAGCTATCCGAAAACCCGGGCGCTTGCACAGCCAAGATGATTGGAGAATGCATTCCAGCAATGTGGTTCCGTAGCATGTTCACCTCAGAAATCTCTTAATTGTCGCCTTAAAAAGATGAGAAAGTCATATTAACCGCAAACTTAAGCGCTCGCGCATTGTTGAACTTCAATTGAACGATATGTTCCCAATGTGCTGTCACGGCAGTCGAAGCAAGCAGCCGAGCAAAAATGATCAATCCATTCCCCTCATTCTGGCGGCCCACTAGCCAATTACAGCACTTATGAAAGCTGTCAAGAAGCGACCTGCTGGGCACGTCAGTGGGATATTTTCATCCTACCACGTTGCTCACGCTCATCAATGGCCTTATGCTTGGTATtgtattattttaagactCAAACATGTAAGTCCATTGTATTCGTGAGAAGTGAGTCGTGTGATGAGTTGTTTGATCACAAAAACATGACCTACTCTAGCGATGCTTACGCTGACTAAAAGCGCCTGGACTGACGGAAAATTACCTATGCCGAGCGGACATTGTAAATCCTTCTGGACATTGAGTTGTGCCGTTGATTAACTAGCGATAACTAATAGCCAATCAGGCTGTGTCAATTCAAGTCAGTAGAATAACCACGGACTTTTACAGCGGACCAACGTAGAATTGTCTGGGTTGTGAACAACAGCCACGGACTTTGACGACGGACGAGCACCTAAGATTATTTGTAATATTCTATCATTCCGAGAGCGATCTAGTAATGCAATGCGCCAATTGAGAATGAATATAAAGCAGCGTCTGAATGGGAAGACTTGAGTTACAATTCACGCATTGACGTATAACACTATCTGCCTCAAAAGCAATCTGCCAAAATGTCCAAGACCATTGTTGTCATAGGTGTTACTGGAGCTCAGGTATGCGAAAGATTAAATCAGGTAACAACTTTCTAACATGTATAGGGAGGATCCGTGGCTCAAACATTCCTCCAGCTCCCCGGATGGAATGTCCGTGGCGTCACACGCAACCCTGAAGGGGAGCCCGCAACGCGTCTAAAGTCTGAAGGTGTTGAGATCGTCCAAGGCGATCTAGATGATAAGGAATCCTTGATCCGGGCTTTCAAGGGTGCTCACGTTATCTTCTCCAACACTGATTTCTTCACCCATCTACAGCAGGCAATGGCCCAACCCGATATTACAAAGAACCGTACGACCCTCGAATACTCCTACGATCGAGAAGTTATCCAAGGCATCAATAttgcagaagcagcagcagaccCCTCAGTCATCAAGACTCTGGAGCGCTTTGTCATGTCAACACTCAGCCATGCCACAAAGTGGAGTGGTGGGAAATACACAAAGGTCTATCATTTTGACAGCAAAGCCGCAATGATCAAGGCTACTGAGGAACGTTTCCCGGAAGTAGCAGCTAGAATGAGCACCGTGACTATCGGGCATTATGTCACAGTTTGGAAGCTTTTCGACAGACTAGCTCCCAAGCTCCAGCCGGATGGTAGTTATTTAATGGCCAGAAACACGCCGTCGGAGTTCAAGATGCCGTTCATTGTCACAGAGCGGGACACAGGTGCTTTTGTCAAGGCCTTAGTTGATCTACCGCCTAACAAACATATTCTGGGCATCTCGGAGGAGATGACCTTGCCTCAATGGGTGGAGATATGGGGACGTGTTCATCGAGTGAAAGCGGCGTACAAGGAAATTTCACGAGATGAATTGTTTAAAGGCGTTCCGGAGGACTTTGCCAATGAGATTGGGGATGCTTTCGATTACTATCATGAGTTTGGCTTGTCTGGTGGAGATCCAGCAGTGTTGCATCCAGACCAGCTTGGGGTTAAGGTCCCGGTAACCTCGATGGAGGAGTATATCAGAGGTGAAGATTGGTCTACAGTCATCCAGTCGCCCTAAGTACATCTAGCTCGTTACCCGCAATGCGAAACGTTTAATTTCGTTAAGCCTCCCAGTCATACTCCCATACCTTGACACCATCTACGACTAGGTCATAATGAACAAGTAgtttgcttgcttgtgtcGTGTCAAACGTGATCTTGCCGAATTTTGAAGAGCCCCAGGGGTATGAATAAATTGACAGATCAGTGTCCTTAATCTCCCTGTGAAACCTGTCGAACGGCTCGTAGAACTGATTCAACGGCGAAGTAGAGAACTCGATAACAGGCTTATCACCTTTCGCATTAGCTaggaataatatatattcaTAGCAGTCCTATAGTGTATTagctttacctttaaaactGTAATAAGGGGAACCTATACTGCTAAGAATAATAGCGCTACTATTCTgctttattatatctaggatttatattaaggtattaggGTTaggtttatttatatatttaagataattaggtccttactattatatatataatccaggccttactattatatatataatccaggccttactattatatttttttaaacttataggtaatatagaccctagttcttattatatatataattaagtcttactattatatatataatctaggccttattattatatatataatctaggccttactattatatatataatctaggccttattattatatatataatctaggccttactattatatatataatctaggccttattattatattcttttaaacttataagtaatatagactttagtctttattatatatataattaagtcttactattatatatataatctaggccttactattatatatataatttaagccttactattatatttttttaaacttataagtaatataaaccttattctttattatatatataattaagtcttactattatatatataatctaagccttactattatatttttttaaacttataagtaatatagactttagtctttattatatatataattaagtcttatttttattaaatattaaagtctttttttaaagtcttaatttatattaattataatttttattatctttctctttacttttattattattattatttttattactagtattatttttactatttttattataatatctataaataataaactattagtaaattaatattattttagctttaatattattttttattatattatttaacttttttataaaaccttataaagatatataaatattaagtaattttaaaatagatattttttataagctatataaattgctatttatagctatttaaactttaagaacttttaaatttttaaaaagatcttatatattattactaataaaaagagactttaagataaattaaataatatatatatataatactttataaatttttaaaaagttaaggattttatttataatagtaagtactataatataaaacttatccttttttttaatattattaattaaataaatcttattataatatataaaaaggcttttaaagataaagatataaatattaatattaaatatatttactattattactagtagttattaaatataaatctttttaattaaagtacttttaaaaatactaagctttttattaaaatacttagctatttttattaaaaaagctagctttatattaatatttattttatttttaataaaaaagtttttaatatctttattaaattttattatagctaggtttaattaataattttatttataaataaaagatatttttatattaattaattaaatattattaattattaatatattatagctattatattaaatagcttaagcttaatataaagtaaagctaaatagtattacttatttattttaatatattttatttactattttatttatattttaattaaagttaataaagtaatactataaataataattataaaaataagttaatatattaataagctatttttaactttaattattaaatactttatataaaataataagacttataatataaattttttaaaaaaataacttacttttaaagtcttttttttataacttttaagtaatagctaaaatattaaaagctttatatctttttttaaaatagtttttaaattagtttttaacttataaagcttttactaaaataactagcttattatctttattaagtctttactttaatatttatatacttatattaagctatattataataagtttattattaatttaaaagacttatataaaaatagagtttataaataattataaaagtatattactatttttattattatttttataattatttaatatatataataaaacttaagtaaatatttaaaaaagctaaatatcttttaaaaatatatttaaaaaaaaatatagcttttttatataatatatattatagctatttatttttaaattactttttttattactagcttaaatataatatttaataagcttataggcttaatattttaatataccttttttaataaaagatatatattattaattaaaaaactttttaagctttttttttatattttaaaagagttatattaaagtattagagttaagtttatttatatatttaagataattaagtccttactattatatatataatttaagctttactattatatatataatctaggccctattattatattcttttaaacttataggtaatataaaccttagtctttattatatatataatctaggccttactattatatatataatctaagccttactattatattcttttaaact
This region includes:
- a CDS encoding hypothetical protein (EggNog:ENOG41), whose protein sequence is MSKTIVVIGVTGAQGGSVAQTFLQLPGWNVRGVTRNPEGEPATRLKSEGVEIVQGDLDDKESLIRAFKGAHVIFSNTDFFTHLQQAMAQPDITKNRTTLEYSYDREVIQGINIAEAAADPSVIKTLERFVMSTLSHATKWSGGKYTKVYHFDSKAAMIKATEERFPEVAARMSTVTIGHYVTVWKLFDRLAPKLQPDGSYLMARNTPSEFKMPFIVTERDTGAFVKALVDLPPNKHILGISEEMTLPQWVEIWGRVHRVKAAYKEISRDELFKGVPEDFANEIGDAFDYYHEFGLSGGDPAVLHPDQLGVKVPVTSMEEYIRGEDWSTVIQSP